Proteins encoded by one window of Aphidius gifuensis isolate YNYX2018 linkage group LG2, ASM1490517v1, whole genome shotgun sequence:
- the LOC122850441 gene encoding uncharacterized protein LOC122850441, translated as MNRMMNKDIPIDDHPNAVQMVHQAVHKPVNNTMINTPFNNDHQKAVQIIPQDVNEEVNCIMPKTTSINNHDLANQTVNENFHQPVNNTMKPKRQHIHHVEEQVNEIMLSQNSKLNKWKLSRISSMFPRIEKLPQTKRMQKSLCTDNHQLTNQSLNQNVQTEAYNMMPHIGPINDHRNAVQQVHQNDHEPMINMMIVGSCSTQG; from the exons ATGAATAGAATGATG aaTAAAGATATACCTATTGATGATCATCCAAATGCTGTTCAAATGGTACATCAAGCTGTTCATAAACCAGTTAATAATACaatg aTTAATACTCCATTCAATAATGATCATCAAAAAGCTGTTCAAATAATCCCGCAAGATGTTAATGAAGAAGTCAATTGTATTATG cCAAAAACTACATCTATCAACAATCATGACCTTGCAAATCAAAcagtcaatgaaaattttcatcaaccaGTAAATAATACTATg AAACCTAAACGTCAACATATTCATCATGTTGAAGAACAAGTCAATGaaataatg ttAAGTCAAAACTCGAAGCTGAATAAGTGGAAATTATCTAGAATATCTAGTATGTTTCCTCGTATCGAAAAGCTACCACAAACTAAAAGGATG CAAAAATCTTTATGCACCGACAATCATCAACTCACTAATCAATCACTGAATCAAAATGTTCAAACAGAAGCTTATAATATGatg ccaCATATTGGACCTATCAATGATCATCGAAATGCTGTTCAACAAGTACACCAGAATGATCATGAACCAATGATTAATAtgatg ATTGTTGGTTCCTGCTCGACTCAGGGATAA